From the genome of Streptacidiphilus rugosus AM-16, one region includes:
- a CDS encoding AAA family ATPase, translating to MSVPPPHLRVVDPDDFPPDLEPPDETGEQPKPKAPSFRSLWTADALMSAVFPEPKWAVPGILAEGVSLLAGPPKVGKSWLSLGLGLQVADGGTALGSIPVTAGPVLYLALEDTPRRLQHRMGKLLAGKPAPAGLHLETACPPLPQGGELAIAAWLTEHPDARMVVIDVFAKVRGNAAPGASAYDADYAAVGRAKRLADHFGVALVLVHHVRKAGSDDFLAEVSGTNGLAGAADTTIVLKRSRGKADGVLHITGRDVDEAEHAMSFQPETGAWHLLDGPAADHTIGDTRATILRYVRDHPGSRPVDISDGTGLDRENTRRTCSRMAADGQLTANHGTYTAPTGQTDHP from the coding sequence GTGTCCGTCCCGCCGCCCCACCTGCGCGTAGTCGACCCCGACGACTTCCCGCCCGACCTTGAACCCCCGGACGAGACCGGCGAGCAGCCCAAGCCCAAAGCGCCCAGCTTCCGCAGCCTGTGGACAGCCGACGCGCTGATGTCGGCCGTCTTCCCCGAGCCGAAATGGGCCGTCCCCGGCATCCTCGCGGAAGGCGTCTCCCTGCTCGCCGGACCGCCGAAGGTCGGAAAGTCGTGGCTGTCGCTCGGACTCGGCTTGCAGGTGGCCGACGGCGGGACGGCGCTCGGCTCCATCCCCGTCACCGCCGGACCCGTCCTGTACCTCGCCCTGGAGGACACCCCGCGGCGCCTCCAGCACCGCATGGGCAAGCTGCTCGCGGGAAAGCCCGCCCCCGCCGGGCTGCACCTGGAGACCGCCTGCCCGCCCCTCCCGCAGGGCGGCGAACTCGCTATCGCCGCATGGCTCACCGAGCACCCCGACGCCCGCATGGTCGTGATCGACGTGTTCGCCAAGGTCCGCGGCAATGCCGCGCCTGGCGCATCCGCTTACGACGCCGACTACGCCGCGGTCGGCCGCGCCAAGCGGCTCGCCGACCACTTCGGCGTGGCCCTGGTCCTGGTCCACCACGTCCGCAAGGCCGGATCTGACGACTTCCTCGCAGAGGTCTCCGGCACCAACGGCCTCGCCGGCGCGGCAGACACGACCATCGTGCTCAAGCGCTCGCGCGGCAAGGCAGACGGCGTCCTGCACATCACCGGCCGCGACGTGGACGAAGCCGAGCACGCGATGTCCTTCCAGCCCGAAACCGGCGCCTGGCACCTGCTCGACGGCCCCGCCGCAGACCACACCATCGGCGACACCCGCGCCACCATCCTGCGCTACGTCCGCGACCACCCCGGCAGCCGACCCGTCGACATCTCCGACGGCACCGGCCTGGACCGCGAGAACACCCGCCGCACCTGCTCCCGCATGGCTGCCGACGGCCAACTCACCGCCAACCACGGCACCTACACCGCACCCACAGGACAGACCGACCACCCCTGA
- a CDS encoding GGDEF domain-containing protein, whose translation MHRNALVAQHLPVLAAALPLAGWAVHSGVLTARLRAARRDPLTGVLTRDGFTRAATRTLAHPNGLLVFVDLDRFKQVNDTHGHAAGDAVLTRTATALSVWAGPRGVVGRFGGDEFTAALTVRPERIADRLSALAAALAAPTWDGVALDCSASVGASRAAELPVPSLSAALAAADAAMYDAKQHGGNLWALAHADHMHPAAQRRWDRNRPATTERSAA comes from the coding sequence ATGCACCGCAACGCGTTAGTCGCACAGCACCTCCCGGTGCTCGCGGCGGCACTCCCGCTCGCCGGATGGGCCGTGCACTCCGGCGTACTGACGGCGCGCCTGCGCGCCGCGCGCCGCGACCCCCTGACCGGCGTCCTGACCCGCGACGGCTTCACCCGCGCCGCCACCCGCACCCTCGCCCACCCGAACGGCCTCCTGGTGTTCGTGGACCTGGACCGCTTCAAGCAGGTCAACGACACCCACGGCCACGCCGCCGGCGACGCCGTACTCACCCGCACCGCCACCGCCCTCTCCGTGTGGGCCGGTCCCCGCGGCGTGGTCGGGCGGTTCGGCGGCGACGAGTTCACCGCCGCCCTGACCGTGCGTCCTGAGCGGATCGCCGACCGGCTCAGCGCCCTCGCCGCCGCCCTCGCTGCCCCGACGTGGGACGGCGTCGCGCTGGACTGCTCGGCGTCCGTCGGCGCCTCCCGTGCCGCCGAGCTGCCCGTGCCGTCCCTGTCGGCCGCGCTCGCCGCCGCCGACGCGGCGATGTACGACGCCAAGCAGCACGGCGGCAACCTCTGGGCCCTCGCCCACGCCGACCACATGCACCCCGCCGCGCAGCGGCGCTGGGACCGCAACCGCCCCGCCACGACCGAGAGGAGCGCGGCATGA
- a CDS encoding HAD family hydrolase, with protein MTPAPARPRHLIACDLDRTLVYSPRALGLTVPDEEAPRLLAVEVHKGEPLSFMTEQAAQLLAELIVAAEFVPATTRTRAQYRRIHLPGPVPDWTPRYAICANGGHLLVDGHTDRDWHKAMLATLAEHCAPLDEIVQHLAMEADPEWTRKRRVAEDLFAYLVVDRQMLPEGWVDELTGWAGERGWGVSLQGRKIYLVPQPLTKSAALAEVERRTGAATILAAGDSLLDTEMLLAADAGFRPGHGELAESGWTAPGVTALAETGVAAGEELVRRLLAAVGGDSGDAGADGAGGASGRVSAAGRVAATG; from the coding sequence GTGACACCCGCCCCCGCCCGCCCCAGGCACCTGATCGCGTGCGACCTGGACCGGACGCTGGTCTACTCGCCCCGTGCCCTCGGCCTCACCGTCCCCGACGAGGAGGCCCCGAGGCTGCTCGCGGTCGAGGTGCACAAGGGGGAGCCGCTCTCCTTCATGACCGAGCAGGCCGCCCAGCTGCTCGCCGAGCTGATCGTGGCCGCCGAGTTCGTCCCGGCGACCACCCGCACCCGCGCCCAGTACCGCAGGATCCACCTGCCGGGACCGGTCCCCGACTGGACCCCCCGCTACGCGATCTGCGCCAACGGCGGTCACCTGCTCGTGGACGGGCACACCGACCGCGACTGGCACAAGGCCATGCTCGCGACCCTCGCCGAGCACTGCGCGCCGCTGGACGAGATCGTGCAGCACCTGGCCATGGAGGCCGACCCTGAGTGGACGCGCAAGCGCCGCGTCGCCGAGGACCTCTTCGCGTACCTGGTCGTCGACCGGCAGATGCTGCCGGAGGGCTGGGTGGACGAGCTGACCGGCTGGGCTGGCGAGCGCGGCTGGGGGGTGTCGCTGCAGGGACGCAAGATCTACCTGGTCCCGCAGCCGCTGACCAAGTCCGCCGCCCTGGCGGAGGTGGAACGCCGCACCGGCGCCGCGACGATCCTCGCGGCGGGCGACTCGCTGCTCGACACGGAGATGCTGCTCGCCGCGGACGCGGGCTTCCGCCCGGGCCACGGCGAGCTCGCGGAGAGCGGCTGGACCGCCCCCGGCGTCACCGCCCTCGCCGAGACCGGCGTCGCGGCGGGGGAGGAGCTGGTGCGCCGGCTGCTGGCGGCGGTCGGCGGGGACTCGGGCGACGCGGGCGCGGATGGTGCCGGTGGTGCGTCCGGCCGCGTCAGTGCGGCAGGGCGCGTGGCGGCAACGGGTTGA
- a CDS encoding single-stranded DNA-binding protein has protein sequence MSVGETQITIVGNLTDDPEVRFTQGGAQMARFTVASTPRTYDKNTGQWADGTGMFLRCTAWRDLADHTAETLSKGMRVIVTGRLRQHNWKTDQGENRSILAVEVDEIGPSLRFATAKVTKTQRNGTAAPSAADDPWNTARPASAGSTSGYSGGEEPPF, from the coding sequence ATGTCCGTGGGAGAAACGCAGATCACGATCGTCGGCAACCTGACCGACGACCCCGAGGTGAGGTTCACCCAGGGCGGCGCCCAGATGGCCCGCTTCACCGTCGCCAGCACCCCGCGCACCTACGACAAGAACACCGGCCAGTGGGCCGACGGCACCGGCATGTTCCTGCGCTGCACCGCATGGCGCGACCTCGCCGACCACACCGCCGAGACCCTCTCCAAGGGCATGCGCGTCATCGTCACCGGCCGCCTGCGCCAGCACAACTGGAAGACCGACCAGGGCGAGAACCGCTCCATCCTCGCCGTGGAGGTCGACGAGATCGGCCCGAGCCTCCGCTTCGCCACCGCCAAGGTCACCAAGACCCAGCGCAACGGCACCGCCGCCCCGTCGGCCGCCGACGACCCGTGGAACACCGCCCGCCCCGCCTCCGCCGGATCCACCTCCGGCTACAGCGGGGGCGAGGAGCCCCCGTTCTAG
- a CDS encoding FmdB family zinc ribbon protein, with product MPRYDYRCRSCGATFELNRPMSQANAPAVCPAGHEDVTKLMSMVAVTGTGSAGAAPQAGGGGGGCCGGGCCG from the coding sequence ATGCCTCGCTATGACTACCGCTGCCGTTCCTGCGGCGCCACGTTCGAGCTCAACCGCCCCATGTCGCAGGCCAACGCGCCCGCGGTCTGCCCGGCCGGGCACGAGGACGTGACGAAGCTGATGTCGATGGTCGCCGTGACCGGGACCGGCTCGGCCGGCGCGGCCCCGCAGGCGGGCGGCGGAGGCGGGGGTTGCTGCGGCGGCGGTTGCTGCGGCTGA
- a CDS encoding bifunctional DNA primase/polymerase, whose product MPDLLAYALAAARRGWHVFPLIPGNKPPAIRAWEQHATTDPVTIARWWSQQPYNIGIACGPSGLVVVDLDISKMPNDVPPAPWNLPNVACGADVFGLLADQNGHPIIEATFTVRTPSGGIHRYYANPATGPEPRNTTGALGWKIDTRAHGGYVVAPGSSGPGGRYEVVSKAPIAPLPAWLAMLLAPTPLPEQRPVTALLTTSDRRGRYLRAAIDGQVKRVLDSAEDRHNIALYLSAVALGQLVAGGELTEREVTEPLMAAGLRVGQGESEAGRTIRSGLRAGRLRPRTLAA is encoded by the coding sequence GTGCCCGACCTGCTCGCCTACGCCCTCGCCGCCGCCCGCCGCGGCTGGCACGTCTTCCCGCTCATCCCCGGCAACAAGCCCCCCGCGATCCGCGCGTGGGAGCAGCACGCCACCACCGACCCCGTCACCATCGCCCGTTGGTGGAGCCAGCAGCCCTACAACATCGGGATCGCCTGCGGCCCCTCTGGGCTGGTGGTCGTGGACTTGGACATCTCCAAGATGCCCAACGACGTTCCGCCCGCCCCATGGAACCTGCCCAATGTCGCCTGTGGCGCCGATGTCTTCGGCCTGCTCGCCGACCAGAACGGCCACCCCATCATTGAGGCCACGTTCACCGTCCGCACACCCTCCGGCGGAATCCACCGCTACTACGCGAACCCCGCGACCGGCCCGGAGCCACGGAACACGACCGGAGCGCTCGGCTGGAAGATCGACACCCGCGCCCACGGCGGCTACGTCGTCGCCCCTGGCAGCAGCGGCCCCGGCGGGCGCTACGAGGTCGTCAGCAAGGCCCCCATTGCCCCGCTCCCCGCATGGCTCGCCATGCTCCTCGCCCCCACCCCGCTCCCCGAGCAGCGGCCCGTCACGGCCCTGCTCACCACATCGGACCGACGCGGCCGGTACCTGCGCGCGGCCATCGACGGCCAGGTGAAGCGCGTCCTGGACTCAGCCGAGGACCGGCACAACATCGCCCTCTACCTGTCCGCCGTCGCGCTCGGACAGCTGGTCGCCGGAGGCGAGCTGACCGAGCGGGAGGTCACCGAGCCGCTGATGGCCGCCGGGCTGCGCGTTGGCCAGGGCGAGAGCGAGGCCGGGCGCACCATCCGGTCCGGCCTGCGGGCCGGCCGGTTGCGCCCGCGCACGTTGGCCGCCTGA
- a CDS encoding DNA cytosine methyltransferase, which yields MSAPTSGHLFCGAGGDSKGFALAGFDVRLGANHWDRAVETHAANFPDAEHLCANLDHYDMRRLPRTDVLVASPICTESSPADGVARPKKAPTPGQLDLLEQGPVADAAWERTRATAYDILRAVEIHDYLAVVCENVPRFATAWPLFHWWLSGMEVLGYRHQVVSVSAAHVGDMGNDPAAQWRDRIIIVFTKTSLPKPDLELRPRAWCPTCGTDVDAVQAWRNGNKIGRYRQQYDYRCPNNACRHQVVEPYVAPAASILDWTDLGIRIGDRPEKRMRPLAASTLRKIRLGLEKHRVPSIITANHTDPGDGRAAPAHLSPLGTRTLRIGDGLAVPPLLVPTGGSWNTDAYPVAVPMRTRMTRESEGVLIPAPFITEHRGGGSTTRAVLDPLATITAGGNHHGLVIPYRRGSAKTTAEPVHTIATRESAALVLGADTTAAEIAIEDCWFRMLSPREHLRAQRFTDDYTVLGNVGEQTAQAGNAVPCNVAQWIATKLLEVL from the coding sequence ATGAGCGCGCCCACGTCCGGGCACCTGTTCTGCGGCGCCGGCGGCGACTCCAAGGGCTTCGCGCTGGCCGGGTTCGACGTGCGGCTCGGCGCGAACCACTGGGACCGCGCCGTGGAGACCCACGCCGCGAACTTCCCCGACGCCGAGCACCTGTGCGCCAACCTCGACCACTACGACATGCGCCGCCTCCCGCGCACGGACGTGCTCGTGGCGTCGCCGATCTGCACCGAGTCCAGCCCCGCCGACGGCGTCGCTCGCCCCAAGAAGGCGCCGACGCCCGGCCAGTTGGACCTGCTGGAGCAGGGCCCCGTCGCCGACGCGGCGTGGGAGCGCACCAGGGCGACCGCCTACGACATCCTGCGCGCGGTCGAGATCCACGACTACCTCGCCGTGGTCTGCGAGAACGTGCCCCGCTTCGCCACCGCCTGGCCGCTGTTCCACTGGTGGCTGTCCGGCATGGAGGTGCTCGGCTACCGCCACCAGGTCGTCTCCGTGTCCGCCGCCCACGTTGGCGACATGGGCAACGACCCGGCCGCGCAGTGGCGCGACCGCATCATCATCGTGTTCACCAAGACCAGCCTGCCCAAGCCCGACCTGGAGCTTCGCCCCCGCGCCTGGTGCCCCACATGCGGCACCGACGTGGACGCGGTGCAGGCGTGGCGCAACGGCAACAAGATCGGCCGGTACCGGCAGCAGTACGACTACCGCTGCCCGAACAACGCCTGCCGCCACCAGGTCGTCGAGCCCTACGTCGCCCCCGCCGCGTCCATCTTGGACTGGACCGACCTAGGCATCCGGATCGGAGACCGGCCCGAGAAGCGCATGCGGCCGCTCGCGGCTTCGACGCTGCGGAAGATCCGGCTCGGGCTGGAGAAGCACCGCGTCCCCTCGATCATCACCGCCAACCACACCGACCCCGGCGACGGCCGCGCCGCACCCGCCCACCTCTCCCCGCTGGGGACGCGGACGCTGCGGATCGGCGACGGCCTCGCCGTCCCGCCGCTGCTCGTGCCGACGGGCGGGTCGTGGAACACCGACGCCTACCCCGTCGCCGTTCCCATGCGCACCCGGATGACGCGCGAGAGCGAGGGCGTTCTCATCCCCGCGCCGTTCATCACCGAACACCGCGGCGGCGGCTCCACCACCCGCGCCGTCCTCGACCCCCTCGCCACCATCACCGCCGGCGGGAACCACCACGGCTTGGTCATCCCCTACCGACGCGGCAGCGCCAAGACCACCGCCGAACCCGTCCACACCATCGCCACCCGCGAGAGCGCCGCCCTGGTCCTCGGCGCCGACACCACCGCCGCCGAGATCGCGATCGAGGACTGCTGGTTCCGCATGCTCTCCCCGCGCGAGCACCTGCGCGCCCAACGCTTCACCGACGACTACACCGTGCTCGGCAACGTCGGCGAGCAGACCGCCCAGGCCGGCAACGCCGTCCCCTGCAACGTCGCCCAGTGGATCGCCACCAAGCTGCTGGAGGTCCTGTGA
- a CDS encoding helix-turn-helix domain-containing protein has protein sequence MTTAMEALTVPEVMAALRLSRNKVYDLIRSRQLASFTEGRARRIPADSLADYLRRKIEESN, from the coding sequence ATGACCACCGCCATGGAGGCCCTGACCGTGCCCGAGGTCATGGCCGCACTCCGACTCAGCCGCAACAAGGTCTACGACCTGATCCGCTCCCGCCAGCTCGCCAGCTTCACCGAGGGACGCGCACGCCGCATCCCCGCCGACAGCCTCGCCGACTACCTGCGCCGCAAGATCGAGGAGAGCAACTGA
- a CDS encoding DUF4383 domain-containing protein yields MQLQDHLPVDHRLGQVYRYSAGAIGLFLIVFGILGFTDNVGFFSTNGDHVLGMTSNGTLSLLSVLFGALLIYGAVRGGNFASTLNISVGVLFILSGFVNLGLLDGDHNFLAFHMRNVIFSFLVGLALMTFGMYGRVTTHLPYDNPYWRSRHPEAARVNPLPPRALPH; encoded by the coding sequence ATGCAACTGCAGGACCATCTTCCGGTGGACCACAGGCTCGGCCAGGTCTACCGCTACAGCGCGGGCGCGATCGGGCTGTTCCTGATCGTCTTCGGCATTCTCGGCTTCACCGACAACGTCGGCTTCTTCTCGACCAACGGCGACCACGTGCTCGGCATGACCAGCAACGGGACACTGAGCCTGCTCTCGGTGCTGTTCGGCGCGCTGCTGATCTACGGGGCGGTGCGGGGCGGGAACTTCGCGTCCACGCTGAACATCTCCGTCGGCGTCCTCTTCATCCTCAGCGGATTCGTGAACCTGGGGCTGCTCGACGGGGACCACAACTTCCTGGCGTTCCACATGAGGAACGTGATCTTCAGTTTCCTGGTCGGCCTGGCGCTGATGACCTTCGGGATGTACGGCAGGGTCACCACCCACCTGCCGTACGACAACCCCTACTGGCGCAGCCGCCATCCCGAGGCGGCGAGGGTCAACCCGTTGCCGCCACGCGCCCTGCCGCACTGA
- a CDS encoding tyrosine-type recombinase/integrase, whose product MPRKKNPNGAGSIWRRKDGRYEARVYVPQPDGTRKRKTVYGATWEECDEKRQELVSRDRKGLPTPTRSNKLAEWLPYWLEEFIRPQRKKTTYAKYETHVRRYLIPHLGTKRLESLSVPDVRRFVVAVTREASAATAKESHRVLRTALAAACREELISRNVATLVPAPRVEVREMKTWTANQTVAFLEAARPDPLYTAFVLAVALGLRRGEILGLRWSDIDFDARTLTVRNQLQRVQKELYADSTKNRRTRVIPLPLMCIAPLRWRRIQQAAQRAAAGARWEEADYVFTSRTGRPIEPRNLSRSFERVAAGASLPRIRLHDARHGCATFLFAAGVAPRVVMEILGHSQIAVTMNVYTHISEETRREAINNMDRVLKRSRPAR is encoded by the coding sequence ATGCCCCGCAAGAAGAACCCCAACGGCGCCGGGAGCATCTGGCGCCGCAAGGACGGACGCTACGAAGCTCGCGTCTACGTCCCGCAGCCCGACGGCACCCGCAAGCGCAAGACCGTCTACGGCGCTACCTGGGAGGAGTGCGACGAGAAGCGACAGGAGCTGGTGTCGCGGGACCGCAAGGGCCTGCCCACGCCCACCCGTTCCAACAAACTCGCCGAATGGCTGCCCTATTGGCTGGAGGAGTTCATCAGGCCCCAGCGGAAGAAGACGACATACGCCAAGTACGAGACCCACGTCCGCCGATACCTGATTCCGCACCTCGGAACGAAGCGCTTGGAATCGCTGAGCGTCCCTGACGTGCGCCGATTCGTCGTCGCAGTCACCCGGGAGGCGTCCGCCGCCACTGCGAAGGAGTCCCACCGAGTGCTCCGCACCGCCCTCGCGGCAGCCTGCCGTGAGGAGCTGATCAGCCGAAACGTGGCGACCCTGGTTCCGGCCCCGCGCGTGGAGGTGCGAGAGATGAAGACCTGGACGGCTAATCAGACCGTCGCCTTTCTGGAAGCCGCACGTCCCGACCCCCTCTACACCGCGTTTGTGCTGGCCGTCGCGCTGGGACTGCGCCGCGGCGAGATTCTGGGCCTGCGGTGGAGCGACATCGACTTTGACGCCCGGACGCTCACTGTGCGGAACCAACTCCAGCGGGTACAGAAGGAGTTGTATGCCGACAGCACGAAGAACCGCCGAACCCGAGTGATCCCCTTGCCCTTGATGTGCATCGCTCCCCTTCGGTGGCGGCGCATCCAACAGGCCGCCCAGCGGGCCGCCGCTGGCGCACGGTGGGAGGAGGCCGACTACGTATTTACCAGCCGTACCGGCCGGCCGATCGAGCCGCGCAACCTGAGTCGGTCGTTCGAGCGGGTAGCGGCAGGTGCGAGCCTCCCGCGGATCCGGCTCCACGACGCGCGCCACGGCTGCGCTACGTTCCTTTTCGCCGCCGGGGTGGCCCCACGGGTGGTCATGGAGATCCTGGGGCACTCGCAAATCGCCGTGACCATGAACGTCTACACCCACATTTCCGAGGAGACTCGCCGGGAGGCCATAAACAATATGGATCGGGTGCTCAAGCGGAGTCGTCCAGCTCGCTAA
- a CDS encoding coiled-coil domain-containing protein, with protein sequence MDTLQRDVRINVETVAASDSSPGAQRAVADFAAIGGRIDQVSTAYINALDAVDLDAVDLAPGAAAQARQQLEHSRQQLLQAKAELERFSGYLEPLLTAAAAQLAQVAPAVERAKQAWLAASNALDAAKAARLGTEAQSRALAELGPQMRVLTEGAGKHGVQSVLRTAADVQRAAEAIRAEAERLPQQAAEIDKALASLRTRTQALETRAQQVGPVLSELRRRFSEACWRDLQQVPDQAQESARQALTRLNEAEKARNEQRFADGLAIIAQTRTLLTTADGSVALANDRLHSLNEAQRNPQAEIEKARFAIRDAQRLAMAGRNSPDPRHAQPLDAALERLARAEAGLTGVHPDYWHFLTETAAVRETAAAVVQAIRTEQGMPRR encoded by the coding sequence GTGGACACGTTGCAGCGCGACGTGCGGATCAACGTGGAGACAGTCGCCGCGTCCGACAGCTCCCCGGGCGCACAGCGGGCGGTGGCCGACTTCGCCGCCATCGGGGGGCGGATCGACCAGGTCAGCACCGCGTACATCAACGCGCTCGACGCCGTCGACCTCGACGCCGTGGACCTCGCTCCCGGCGCCGCCGCGCAGGCGCGGCAGCAGCTGGAGCACAGCCGGCAGCAGCTCCTGCAGGCCAAGGCCGAGCTGGAGCGCTTCTCCGGGTACCTGGAGCCGCTGCTGACGGCCGCTGCCGCGCAGCTGGCGCAGGTGGCGCCCGCCGTGGAGCGGGCGAAGCAGGCGTGGCTGGCGGCCAGCAACGCGCTCGACGCGGCGAAGGCCGCTCGTCTCGGTACGGAGGCGCAGTCGCGTGCGCTCGCGGAGCTGGGGCCGCAGATGCGGGTGCTGACCGAGGGCGCGGGGAAGCACGGCGTGCAGTCCGTGCTGCGGACCGCCGCGGACGTGCAGCGCGCCGCCGAGGCGATCCGTGCCGAGGCCGAGCGGCTGCCGCAGCAGGCCGCCGAGATCGACAAGGCGCTGGCGTCGCTGCGCACCCGTACCCAGGCGCTGGAAACGCGCGCACAGCAGGTCGGGCCGGTCCTGAGCGAGCTGCGCCGTCGCTTCAGCGAGGCCTGCTGGCGCGATCTGCAGCAGGTGCCGGACCAGGCGCAGGAGTCCGCCCGGCAGGCGCTCACCCGCCTGAACGAGGCGGAGAAGGCGCGGAACGAGCAGCGTTTCGCCGACGGGCTGGCGATCATCGCCCAGACGCGCACCTTGCTGACCACGGCGGACGGCTCGGTCGCGCTCGCGAACGACCGACTGCACTCGCTGAACGAGGCGCAGCGCAACCCGCAGGCGGAGATCGAGAAGGCCCGCTTCGCCATCAGGGACGCCCAGCGGCTGGCCATGGCCGGCCGGAACTCCCCCGATCCCCGCCACGCGCAGCCGCTGGACGCGGCGCTGGAGCGGCTGGCGCGGGCGGAGGCCGGGCTGACCGGTGTGCACCCGGACTACTGGCACTTCCTGACCGAGACCGCCGCCGTGCGCGAGACCGCGGCCGCGGTGGTGCAGGCGATCCGCACGGAACAGGGGATGCCGCGCCGCTGA